The following are encoded together in the Triticum dicoccoides isolate Atlit2015 ecotype Zavitan chromosome 6B, WEW_v2.0, whole genome shotgun sequence genome:
- the LOC119324161 gene encoding alpha-mannosidase I MNS5-like, whose protein sequence is MRSPRPARLAAVALLLAALAAAAGAPAAAASRDGYGRARRLRMRGKVVEMFYHAYDNYMAYAFPHDELKPLTKGFTDSLSELGNLNLEHLPQDYNGSALSLVESLSSLVVLGNLTEFDRGVSWLSENLTFDVDARVNLFECNIRLLGGLISAHILAKDYSSQNKNGVYQNQLLHLAENLGSRFLPAFETPTGLPYAWINLKYGVMENETTETSTSGCGSLILEMGALSRLTGDPIYEAAALRALRKLWSMRSSLNLVGSTLDVLSGNWIEYSSGIGAGVDSFYEYLIKAYILFGSDEYWDMFHSAYLAVQKYFRHGPWYHEADIRTGEATHWQLTSLQAFWPGVQTLLGDVAAANLSHREFYNVWQRFGVLPERYLLDYGILHPTEKYYPLRPEFAESTFYLYQATKDPWYLEVGEAIIGSLNYYTKVEGGFASIRDVSTMNLEDHQHSFFLSETCKYLFLLYDDSFLRNKNYIFTTEGHPLPVMSTWHEKIPRLDVPTNWTVLKDDNQPIRVSALSSKVCPETIFRQNVGSPWESACHVPDVFPSHRCRADDDCGIESVTCKRRTCSMAGYCGLWLAVY, encoded by the exons ATGCGATCACCTCGGCCGGCGCGGCTCGCTGCCGTCGCGCTTCTCCTCGCGGCGCTCGCCGCGGCCGCGGgcgcccccgccgccgcggccagcAGAGACGGGTACGGGCGCGCGAGGAGGCTGCGCATGAGGGGCAAGGTCGTCGAGAT GTTTTATCATGCTTATGACAACTACATGGCGTATGCATTTCCT CATGACGAATTGAAGCCTCTTACTAAAGGCTTCACTGACTCCCTCAGTGAGCTTGGCAACCTAAAT CTTGAGCACTTGCCACAGGATTATAATGGATCAGCATTGTCACTAGTTGAGTCATTATCAAG TCTTGTTGTCTTAGGTAACCTAACAGAATTTGACAGAGGAGTTAGTTGGCTTTCAGAGAACCTAACTTTTGATGTTGATGCTCGAGTTAATCTTTTTGAG TGTAACATAAGACTTCTTGGGGGGCTTATTTCTGCTCATATTCTCGCAAAGGACTACAGCAGTCAGAATAAAAATGGAGTATATCAGAACCAATTGCTACATCTTGCTGAAAATTTAGGCAGCCGGTTTCTGCCAGCATTTGAGACCCCTACTGGATTGCCGTATGCATGGATCAATCTTAAG TATGGAGTGATGGAGAATGAGACAACTGAAACGAGCACATCAGGATGTG GCTCCCTTATTCTGGAAATGGGTGCATTGTCACGTTTGACTGGTGATCCTATATATGAAGCTGCAGCTCTTCGTGCTCTTCGCAAGTTATGGAGCATGAGAAGCTCACTGAATCTTGTAGGCTCAACACTAGATGTTTTGTCTGGCAACTGGATTGAATATTCGTCAGGCATTGGTGCTG GAGTTGATTCATTTTACGAGTATTTGATTAAGGCATATATCCTTTTTGGAAGTGATGAGTACTGGGATATGTTTCACTCTGCTTACCTAGCAGTGCAGAAGTATTTCCGACATGGGCCATG GTACCATGAGGCCGATATCAGGACTGGAGAAGCAACACACTGGCAACTAACTAGCCTCCAGGCCTTCTGGCCTGGTGTTCAG ACACTACTAGGAGATGTTGCTGCTGCAAATCTGTCACATCGTGAATTTTACAATGTATGGCAAAGGTTTGGCGTCCTTCCTGAAAG ATATCTGTTAGACTACGGAATTTTGCATCCTACAGAGAAGTACTATCCTTTACGTCCAGAGTTTGCTGAGTCTACATTTTATCTTTATCAAGCAACTAAAG ATCCTTGGTACCTAGAAGTGGGTGAAGCTATAATTGGATCACTTAATTACTACACCAAAGTGGAAGGAGGTTTTGCTAGTATCAGAGATGTTTCAACAATGAACCTTGAAGATCATCAACACAGCTTCTTTCTTTCAGAAAC GTGCAAATATCTTTTTCTCCTTTACGACGATTCATTCTTGAGGAACAAAAATTACATCTTTACAACAGAGGGCCATCCCCTTCCAGTAATGAGCACGTGGCACGAGAAAATTCCTCGACTGGATGTTCCCACCAATTGGACAGTTCTTAAG GACGACAACCAACCGATTCGTGTGAGCGCATTGTCATCCAAAGTCTGTCCGGAGACAATTTTCCGGCAGAACGTTGGCTCCCCATGGGAGAGTGCGTGCCACGTACCAGATGTGTTCCCTAGCCACAGATGCAGGGCCGACGACGACTGTGGGATAGAGTCTGTAACATGCAAGAGGAGAACCTGCAGCATGGCTGGCTACTGCGGCTTGTGGCTGGCGGTTTATTAG
- the LOC119326720 gene encoding putative cell wall protein produces the protein MACKSASLLILAALVAAAACSGLATARDVPAVKEDAVKRPETFQEGTVLIPGIGRYELGSHYRPDIGGLDHSIPAAANGQFIPGADDTWVPNPGFEVPNPFRPAATTESP, from the coding sequence ATGGCCTGCAAGTCGGCGTCCCTGCTGATCCTCGCGGCGCTGGTGGCCGCCGCGGCGTGCTCGGGCTTGGCAACGGCGCGCGACGTCCCGGCAGTGAAGGAGGATGCGGTGAAGCGGCCAGAGACGTTCCAGGAGGGGACGGTGCTGATCCCGGGGATCGGGCGGTACGAGCTGGGCAGCCACTACAGGCCGGACATCGGCGGGCTGGACCACAGCATTCCGGCCGCCGCCAACGGGCAGTTCATCCCCGGCGCCGACGACACCTGGGTGCCCAACCCCGGCTTCGAGGTGCCCAACCCCTTCCGCCCCGCAGCCACCACGGAGTCCCCCTGA